In one window of Stigmatopora argus isolate UIUO_Sarg chromosome 19, RoL_Sarg_1.0, whole genome shotgun sequence DNA:
- the LOC144064948 gene encoding uncharacterized protein LOC144064948 isoform X2: MIWIPLQASVKRWLAMATAQPPHKRQLSASSEMPALSAAESAGLGSEEAGTESGVAVFHYYQRDVLNKDGVELCFEEVRAKDFHNRRQKRLHDERQCLRQEKMQLELQVARIRSLSKSSGLPPPPHHGMSEAEPEPGPGEDARLPDRVARSRRQGEADPTPLPPEWESFSAEEVGPELVRRAAPPDGDRQPWARRDLPPCLDSEAPLPDVREYDVVCLGGTRYQTSRRLLEESGVLAYEGSRGQCSVIIKLSREFDTFAHVMEEWPAGPNSPLLRRFRFRDGCVTVYEAPPSRVFSAFSECQPPEEWSSGLALSLLWLMAAMRARGAAPADLRPDVVVSCHAAGGRSDCLFPLEWCAADTREDRDPDRDRDQDQVDSPDVTQNLHLLLNECKMATLEGDGRQTGGHSGETRARASTGSPWGDAVRSLLKLDSWTSEQRELFADRCEQLESDRSVSEKGVRFQ, from the exons ATGATTTGGATTCCCCTTCAAGCAAGTGTTAAAAG GTGGCTCGCGATGGCCACCGCCCAGCCGCCACACAAGAGACAACTGAGCGCCTCCTCCGAAAT GCCCGCCCTCAGCGCCGCAGAGTCGGCCGGTCTGGGAAGCGAAGAGGCCGGGACGGAAAGCGGCGTCGCCGTCTTTCACTACTACCAGCGAGATGTGCTTAACAAAGACGGCGTCGAGCTGTGCTTCGAAGAGGTCCGAGCCAAAGATTTTCACAACCGACGACAGAAGCGACTGCACG ACGAAAGACAGTGTCTGCGCCAGGAGAAGATGCAACTGGAGCTGCAGGTGGCGCGCATCCGGAGCCTCTCAAAGTCGTCCGGTCTGCCACCACCGCCCCATCACGG GATGTCGGAGGCGGAGCCGGAGCCGGGCCCCGGCGAGGACGCTCGTCTCCCGGACCGCGTCGCCCGCTCGCGG CGCCAGGGTGAAGCGGATCCCACGCCTCTTCCGCCAGAATGGGAGTCCTTTTCCGCGGAGGAGGTCGGCCCCGAGCTGGTACGCCGCGCCGCCCCGC CCGACGGGGACCGACAGCCGTGGGCGCGTCGCGACCTCCCTCCCTGCCTGGACTCTGAAGCGCCCCTGCCGGACGTGCGGGAATACGACGTGGTGTGTCTGG GTGGCACGCGCTACCAGACGTCACGGCGCCTCCTGGAGGAGAGTGGCGTGCTGGCCTACGAAGGCTCGCGGGGCCAATGCTCTGTCATCATCAAG CTCTCGCGGGAATTTGACACGTTCGCACATGTGATGGAAGAGTGGCCGGCCGGCCCCAACTCGCCGCTGCTCCGCCGTTTTCGTTTTCGGGACGGCTGCGTCACCGTCTACGAGGCCCCTCCCTCTCGCGTCTTCTCC GCGTTTTCAGAGTGCCAGCCCCCCGAGGAGTGGTCGTCGGGATTGGCGCTTTCCCTGCTGTGGCTGATGGCGGCCATGCGCGCTCGGGGCGCCGCGCCCGCGGACCTGCGGCCGGACGTCGTCGTCTCCTGTCACGC CGCGGGAGGGCGCTCCGATTGTCTGTTTCCTCTGGAATGGTGCGCCGCGGACACACGGGAGGATCGGGATCCAGATCGGGATCGGGATCAGGATCAGGTGGACTCCCCAGACGTGACCCAAAATCTGCATCTCCTGCTTAACGAGTGCAAGATGGCAACCTTGGAAGGCGACGGGCGCCAGACGGGGGGTCATTCTGGAGAAACGCGAGCGAG GGCCTCAACGGGCAGCCCGTGGGGCGACGCCGTCCGCTCGCTGCTCAAACTGGACTCCTGGACATCAGAGCAACGGGAATTGTTTGCCGACCGCTGCGAACAATTGGAGTCGGACCGTTCCGTCTCCGAGAAAGGCGTTCGTTTTCAATGA
- the LOC144064948 gene encoding uncharacterized protein LOC144064948 isoform X3, which translates to MATAQPPHKRQLSASSEMPALSAAESAGLGSEEAGTESGVAVFHYYQRDVLNKDGVELCFEEVRAKDFHNRRQKRLHDERQCLRQEKMQLELQVARIRSLSKSSGLPPPPHHGMSEAEPEPGPGEDARLPDRVARSRQRQGEADPTPLPPEWESFSAEEVGPELVRRAAPPDGDRQPWARRDLPPCLDSEAPLPDVREYDVVCLGGTRYQTSRRLLEESGVLAYEGSRGQCSVIIKLSREFDTFAHVMEEWPAGPNSPLLRRFRFRDGCVTVYEAPPSRVFSAFSECQPPEEWSSGLALSLLWLMAAMRARGAAPADLRPDVVVSCHAAGGRSDCLFPLEWCAADTREDRDPDRDRDQDQVDSPDVTQNLHLLLNECKMATLEGDGRQTGGHSGETRARASTGSPWGDAVRSLLKLDSWTSEQRELFADRCEQLESDRSVSEKGVRFQ; encoded by the exons ATGGCCACCGCCCAGCCGCCACACAAGAGACAACTGAGCGCCTCCTCCGAAAT GCCCGCCCTCAGCGCCGCAGAGTCGGCCGGTCTGGGAAGCGAAGAGGCCGGGACGGAAAGCGGCGTCGCCGTCTTTCACTACTACCAGCGAGATGTGCTTAACAAAGACGGCGTCGAGCTGTGCTTCGAAGAGGTCCGAGCCAAAGATTTTCACAACCGACGACAGAAGCGACTGCACG ACGAAAGACAGTGTCTGCGCCAGGAGAAGATGCAACTGGAGCTGCAGGTGGCGCGCATCCGGAGCCTCTCAAAGTCGTCCGGTCTGCCACCACCGCCCCATCACGG GATGTCGGAGGCGGAGCCGGAGCCGGGCCCCGGCGAGGACGCTCGTCTCCCGGACCGCGTCGCCCGCTCGCGG CAGCGCCAGGGTGAAGCGGATCCCACGCCTCTTCCGCCAGAATGGGAGTCCTTTTCCGCGGAGGAGGTCGGCCCCGAGCTGGTACGCCGCGCCGCCCCGC CCGACGGGGACCGACAGCCGTGGGCGCGTCGCGACCTCCCTCCCTGCCTGGACTCTGAAGCGCCCCTGCCGGACGTGCGGGAATACGACGTGGTGTGTCTGG GTGGCACGCGCTACCAGACGTCACGGCGCCTCCTGGAGGAGAGTGGCGTGCTGGCCTACGAAGGCTCGCGGGGCCAATGCTCTGTCATCATCAAG CTCTCGCGGGAATTTGACACGTTCGCACATGTGATGGAAGAGTGGCCGGCCGGCCCCAACTCGCCGCTGCTCCGCCGTTTTCGTTTTCGGGACGGCTGCGTCACCGTCTACGAGGCCCCTCCCTCTCGCGTCTTCTCC GCGTTTTCAGAGTGCCAGCCCCCCGAGGAGTGGTCGTCGGGATTGGCGCTTTCCCTGCTGTGGCTGATGGCGGCCATGCGCGCTCGGGGCGCCGCGCCCGCGGACCTGCGGCCGGACGTCGTCGTCTCCTGTCACGC CGCGGGAGGGCGCTCCGATTGTCTGTTTCCTCTGGAATGGTGCGCCGCGGACACACGGGAGGATCGGGATCCAGATCGGGATCGGGATCAGGATCAGGTGGACTCCCCAGACGTGACCCAAAATCTGCATCTCCTGCTTAACGAGTGCAAGATGGCAACCTTGGAAGGCGACGGGCGCCAGACGGGGGGTCATTCTGGAGAAACGCGAGCGAG GGCCTCAACGGGCAGCCCGTGGGGCGACGCCGTCCGCTCGCTGCTCAAACTGGACTCCTGGACATCAGAGCAACGGGAATTGTTTGCCGACCGCTGCGAACAATTGGAGTCGGACCGTTCCGTCTCCGAGAAAGGCGTTCGTTTTCAATGA
- the LOC144064948 gene encoding uncharacterized protein LOC144064948 isoform X1: MIWIPLQASVKRWLAMATAQPPHKRQLSASSEMPALSAAESAGLGSEEAGTESGVAVFHYYQRDVLNKDGVELCFEEVRAKDFHNRRQKRLHDERQCLRQEKMQLELQVARIRSLSKSSGLPPPPHHGMSEAEPEPGPGEDARLPDRVARSRQRQGEADPTPLPPEWESFSAEEVGPELVRRAAPPDGDRQPWARRDLPPCLDSEAPLPDVREYDVVCLGGTRYQTSRRLLEESGVLAYEGSRGQCSVIIKLSREFDTFAHVMEEWPAGPNSPLLRRFRFRDGCVTVYEAPPSRVFSAFSECQPPEEWSSGLALSLLWLMAAMRARGAAPADLRPDVVVSCHAAGGRSDCLFPLEWCAADTREDRDPDRDRDQDQVDSPDVTQNLHLLLNECKMATLEGDGRQTGGHSGETRARASTGSPWGDAVRSLLKLDSWTSEQRELFADRCEQLESDRSVSEKGVRFQ, translated from the exons ATGATTTGGATTCCCCTTCAAGCAAGTGTTAAAAG GTGGCTCGCGATGGCCACCGCCCAGCCGCCACACAAGAGACAACTGAGCGCCTCCTCCGAAAT GCCCGCCCTCAGCGCCGCAGAGTCGGCCGGTCTGGGAAGCGAAGAGGCCGGGACGGAAAGCGGCGTCGCCGTCTTTCACTACTACCAGCGAGATGTGCTTAACAAAGACGGCGTCGAGCTGTGCTTCGAAGAGGTCCGAGCCAAAGATTTTCACAACCGACGACAGAAGCGACTGCACG ACGAAAGACAGTGTCTGCGCCAGGAGAAGATGCAACTGGAGCTGCAGGTGGCGCGCATCCGGAGCCTCTCAAAGTCGTCCGGTCTGCCACCACCGCCCCATCACGG GATGTCGGAGGCGGAGCCGGAGCCGGGCCCCGGCGAGGACGCTCGTCTCCCGGACCGCGTCGCCCGCTCGCGG CAGCGCCAGGGTGAAGCGGATCCCACGCCTCTTCCGCCAGAATGGGAGTCCTTTTCCGCGGAGGAGGTCGGCCCCGAGCTGGTACGCCGCGCCGCCCCGC CCGACGGGGACCGACAGCCGTGGGCGCGTCGCGACCTCCCTCCCTGCCTGGACTCTGAAGCGCCCCTGCCGGACGTGCGGGAATACGACGTGGTGTGTCTGG GTGGCACGCGCTACCAGACGTCACGGCGCCTCCTGGAGGAGAGTGGCGTGCTGGCCTACGAAGGCTCGCGGGGCCAATGCTCTGTCATCATCAAG CTCTCGCGGGAATTTGACACGTTCGCACATGTGATGGAAGAGTGGCCGGCCGGCCCCAACTCGCCGCTGCTCCGCCGTTTTCGTTTTCGGGACGGCTGCGTCACCGTCTACGAGGCCCCTCCCTCTCGCGTCTTCTCC GCGTTTTCAGAGTGCCAGCCCCCCGAGGAGTGGTCGTCGGGATTGGCGCTTTCCCTGCTGTGGCTGATGGCGGCCATGCGCGCTCGGGGCGCCGCGCCCGCGGACCTGCGGCCGGACGTCGTCGTCTCCTGTCACGC CGCGGGAGGGCGCTCCGATTGTCTGTTTCCTCTGGAATGGTGCGCCGCGGACACACGGGAGGATCGGGATCCAGATCGGGATCGGGATCAGGATCAGGTGGACTCCCCAGACGTGACCCAAAATCTGCATCTCCTGCTTAACGAGTGCAAGATGGCAACCTTGGAAGGCGACGGGCGCCAGACGGGGGGTCATTCTGGAGAAACGCGAGCGAG GGCCTCAACGGGCAGCCCGTGGGGCGACGCCGTCCGCTCGCTGCTCAAACTGGACTCCTGGACATCAGAGCAACGGGAATTGTTTGCCGACCGCTGCGAACAATTGGAGTCGGACCGTTCCGTCTCCGAGAAAGGCGTTCGTTTTCAATGA
- the LOC144064949 gene encoding phospholipase A and acyltransferase 2-like — protein MDLEAQLEEIASSAKFGDLIEFSYPIGYSHWGVYDDDGHVIHFAVAEEGHLMNNIRTSIQSVFPLVGDVLLGLTRIRRVPLAEVTVPKGVHVLISNNRHCFPPSSPLEMRRRRDALEDEELAYNLLWLNCEHFATYVRYGIAVCNQIPTRSKNKETESATEVFQTIVDAKAGGDQEPS, from the exons ATGGACTTGGAGGCGCAG CTGGAGGAGATCGCGTCATCGGCCAAATTTGGAGACCTGATCGAGTTCTCCTACCCCATCGGCTACTCGCACTGGGGCGTGTACGACGACGACGGTCACGTTATACACTTTGCTGTGGCAG AGGAAGGCCACTTGATGAACAACATCCGCACCTCCATCCAATCGGTGTTCCCCTTGGTCGGCGACGTGCTGCTGGGCTTGACCCGCATCCGGCGAGTGCCGCTGGCCGAGGTGACCGTCCCCAAAGGCGTCCACGTCCTCATCAGCAACAACCGCCACTGTTTCCCGCCCTCCTCGCCCCTGGAGATGCGGCGGCGGCGCGACGCCCTGGAGGACGAGGAGCTGGCCTACAACCTCTTGTGGTTGAACTGCGAGCACTTTGCCACCTACGTGCGCTACGGGATAGCCGTCTGCAACCAG ATTCCCACCAGGTCCAAAAACAAGGAGACCGAGTCCGCCACCGAAGTCTTCCAGACCATCGTCGACGCCAAAGCCGGCGGCGACCAGGAGCCGTCCTAG
- the LOC144064867 gene encoding sentrin-specific protease 6-like isoform X1: MAHNSGHLLHALERSEARPDGGYKHKWSFLPGAGREDDDEEEEEQEPRSGAVTSSGTELPRCASSRGHRSPPPRLPAPADTLRTYEKRSLSLARPKKLGLSWAGAGGSAVSHGPSQGSVQRGRHFQHAQMTSGIGKAVHRDDSGGGAGEAARVDDIVLTCPDVPGDDLKRLVQQKRKSSEMAAISEKPCTKCRKACQACPSPRAPLRAESVQAGRPSPPPAGASCCRGAARQPPGGRRKTASRLDRPIVLSSDDEADDGAGRPDSVSPRPADSAHSSPAPCGGAEAKSGGDTTAAYFEDMDLQMVIPRRNVAWDQPGGDREAASFSPLEVATRPGPPQKRHFKEDSAKCSSIVLRCRSIRVGTLRRTVTEPVVFSVEHIQLEMEGPEPNTSEKVLLRASELVGCEWCSVRKLPVMFFQTTPGECVRLRTQLNMAAAADAGGHWYDCQGQQTDEKYVVLIFADGLDMKEQMILEDILSDIGHNNHLDHFPSKLPFDEANVRLVNFNKAAKLKRDKPKGVAAPRLPVTRSVNGTAALLEQENPEVADLQPTFSGPVVKLMVYPPPPAKGGISVTNEDLHCLNEGEFLNDVIIDFYLKYLVLEKLKKEDSQRIHVFSSFFYRRLTQREKSGGGATPDRSGNIPIPKRKHNRVKTWTRHVDLFDKDFVFVPINESAHWYLAVICFPGAELPSEELPERPPSPAERSARLGALHRISLAYSDEDAAASDERGSNQDRYSDDGALPAEDAPDSGRPSDVDPGKRSCILIMDSLRGPTRSTVVKTLREYLEVEWEVRKGGARSFGKNVMKGSSPRVPQQDNFSDCGIYVLQYVESFFENPIGSFRPPLYLSEWFPQQRVKSKRQEIASLILRIGAQQEARRKREEPERRETERRETECLETLSPPPLAP; the protein is encoded by the exons ATGGCCCACAACTCCGGCCATTTGTTGCACG CTCTGGAGAGATCGGAGGCCCGTCCGGACGGTGGCTACAAACACAAGTGGAGTTTCCTCCCGGGCGCCGGCCGagaagatgatgatgaggaagaggaggagcaggagccACG CTCCGGCGCCGTGACGTCGTCGGGGACGGAGCTGCCGCGGTGCGCGTCGTCGCGTGGACACCGG TCTCCTCCTCCGAGGCTCCCGGCCCCCGCCGACACCCTGAGGACGTACGAAAAGCGCTCTCTCAGTCTGGCGAGGCCCAAAAAGCTCGG CTTAAGTTGGGCCGGCGCAGGCGGCTCGGCGGTCAGCCACGGCCCTTCGCAAGGCTCGGTGCAGCGGGGCCGCCATTTTCAGCACGCGCAGATGACCTCCGGCATCGGGAAGGCCGTCCATAG GGACGACTCCGGAGGCGGCGCGGGAGAGGCGGCCCGAGTGGACGACATTGTGCTCACCTGTCCCGACGTGCCAG GCGACGACCTCAAGCGCCTGGTCCAGCAGAAGAGGAAATCGTCGGAG ATGGCCGCCATCTCCGAGAAGCCTTGCACCAAGTGCAGAAAGGCGTGCCAGGCGTGTCCGTCGCCCCGCGCGCCCCTCCGAGCCGAGTCGGTCCAGGCCGGCCGGCCCTCCCCCCCGCCGGCCGGCGCGTCCTGCTGCCGAGGCGCCGCCCGCCAGCCGCCCGGGGGCCGGCGGAAGACGGCGTCCCGACTCGACCGCCCCA TCGTCTTGTCCAGCGACGACGAAGCCGACGACGGCGCCGGGAGACCCGACAGCGTCTCCCCTCGGCCCGCCGACTCGGCGCACTCGTCGCCGGCGCCCTGCGGCGGAGCGGAGGCTAAAAGCGGAGGCGACACGACCGCCGCCTACTTTGAGGACATGGACTTGCAGATGGTCATCCCGCGGCGGAACGTAGCGTGGGACCAG CCCGGCGGCGACCGTGAGGCGGCGTCTTTTTCCCCGTTGGAGGTGGCCACCCGGCCGGGTCCGCCCCAGAAGAGGCATTTTAAAGAGGACTCGGCCAAGTGCAGTAGCATCGTCCTGCGCTGCCGGAGCATCCGCGTGGGAACGTTGCGGCGGACGGTGACCGAGCCAGTGGTG TTTTCGGTGGAGCACATCCAGCTGGAAATGGAAG GGCCGGAGCCCAACACGTCGGAGAAGGTGCTCCTGCGGGCCTCGGAGCTGGTCGGCTGCGAGTGGTGCAGCGTCCGCAAGCTTCCCGTCATGTTCTTCCAGACCACGCCGGGCGAGTGCGTCCGGCTCCGCACGCAGCTCaacatggcggcggcggcggacgccGGCGGCCACTGGTACGACTGTCAGGGCCAGC AGACGGACGAGAAGTACGTGGTGCTGATCTTCGCCGACGGCCTGGACATGAAGGAGCAGATGATCCTGGAGGACATCTTGTCCGACATCGGACACAACAACCACCTGGATCACTTTCCCTCCAAGTTGCCCTTCGATGAGGCCAACGTCCGGCTGGTCAACTTCAACAAAGCCGCCAAGCTCAAGCGGGACAAG CCAAAGGGTGTCGCCGCCCCGCGTCTGCCCGTCACCCGCAGCGTCAATGGCACCGCCGCCTTATTGGAGCAGGAGAACCCGGAAGTGGCCGACCTGCAGCCCACCTTCTCGGGCCCGGTGGTCAA GCTGATGGTGTACCCCCCTCCCCCGGCCAAGGGGGGCATCTCGGTCACCAACGAAGATCTCCACTGCCTTAACGAGGGAGAATTCCTCAACGACGTCATCATCGATTTCTATTTAAA ATATTTAGTTTTGGAGAAACTGAAGAAAGAAGATTCCCAAAGAATCCACGTCTTCAGCTCCTTTTTCTACCGGCGCCTCACCCAAAGAGAGAAGAGCGGCGGTGGCGCCACCCCCGACAGGAGCGGCAACATTCC GATCCCCAAACGCAAGCACAACAGGGTCAAGACGTGGACGCGGCACGTGGACCTCTTCGACAAGGACTTTGTCTTCGTTCCCATCAACGAGTC GGCGCACTGGTACCTGGCGGTCATCTGCTTCCCGGGCGCCGAGCTCCCTTCGGAAGAGCTCCCGGAGCGGCCGCCGTCCCCCGCCGAGCGGTCGGCGCGCCTCG GCGCTTTGCACAGAATCAGCCTGGCTTACTCGGACGAGGACGCCGCGGCTTCGGACGAGCGGGGCTCCAATCAG GACCGGTACAGCGACGACGGCGCCTTGCCGGCCGAGGACGCCCCCGACTCGGGCCGGCCCTCCGACGTCGACCCCGGCAAACG GTCGTGCATCCTCATCATGGACTCCCTGCGTGGTCCCACCAGGTCAACGGTGGTCAAGACCTTGAGAGA ATACCTGGAAGTGGAATGGGAAGTGCGCAAAGGCGGCGCGCGCAGCTTCGGCAAAAATGTCATGAAGGGCTCCAGTCCCCGCGTGCCGCAGCAGGACAACTTCAGCGACTGCGGCATTTACGTTTTGCAGTACGTGGAGAGTTTCTTTGAG AACCCCATCGGCAGCTTCCGGCCACCCCTCTACCTGTCCGAGTGGTTCCCCCAGCAGAGGGTGAAGAGCAAACGTCAGGAGATCGCCAGCCTGATCCTGCGCATCGGAGCGCAGCAGGAAGCCCGCCGGAAGCGGGAGGAGCCGGAGCGCCGCGAGACGGAGCGCCGGGAGACGGAGTGCCTGGAGACAttgtcgccgccgccgctcgccCCCTGA
- the LOC144064867 gene encoding sentrin-specific protease 6-like isoform X2 has product MAHNSGHLLHALERSEARPDGGYKHKWSFLPGAGREDDDEEEEEQEPRSGAVTSSGTELPRCASSRGHRSPPPRLPAPADTLRTYEKRSLSLARPKKLGLSWAGAGGSAVSHGPSQGSVQRGRHFQHAQMTSGIGKAVHRDDSGGGAGEAARVDDIVLTCPDVPGDDLKRLVQQKRKSSEMAAISEKPCTKCRKACQACPSPRAPLRAESVQAGRPSPPPAGASCCRGAARQPPGGRRKTASRLDRPIVLSSDDEADDGAGRPDSVSPRPADSAHSSPAPCGGAEAKSGGDTTAAYFEDMDLQMVIPRRNVAWDQPGGDREAASFSPLEVATRPGPPQKRHFKEDSAKCSSIVLRCRSIRVGTLRRTVTEPVVFSVEHIQLEMEGPEPNTSEKTTPGECVRLRTQLNMAAAADAGGHWYDCQGQQTDEKYVVLIFADGLDMKEQMILEDILSDIGHNNHLDHFPSKLPFDEANVRLVNFNKAAKLKRDKPKGVAAPRLPVTRSVNGTAALLEQENPEVADLQPTFSGPVVKLMVYPPPPAKGGISVTNEDLHCLNEGEFLNDVIIDFYLKYLVLEKLKKEDSQRIHVFSSFFYRRLTQREKSGGGATPDRSGNIPIPKRKHNRVKTWTRHVDLFDKDFVFVPINESAHWYLAVICFPGAELPSEELPERPPSPAERSARLGALHRISLAYSDEDAAASDERGSNQDRYSDDGALPAEDAPDSGRPSDVDPGKRSCILIMDSLRGPTRSTVVKTLREYLEVEWEVRKGGARSFGKNVMKGSSPRVPQQDNFSDCGIYVLQYVESFFENPIGSFRPPLYLSEWFPQQRVKSKRQEIASLILRIGAQQEARRKREEPERRETERRETECLETLSPPPLAP; this is encoded by the exons ATGGCCCACAACTCCGGCCATTTGTTGCACG CTCTGGAGAGATCGGAGGCCCGTCCGGACGGTGGCTACAAACACAAGTGGAGTTTCCTCCCGGGCGCCGGCCGagaagatgatgatgaggaagaggaggagcaggagccACG CTCCGGCGCCGTGACGTCGTCGGGGACGGAGCTGCCGCGGTGCGCGTCGTCGCGTGGACACCGG TCTCCTCCTCCGAGGCTCCCGGCCCCCGCCGACACCCTGAGGACGTACGAAAAGCGCTCTCTCAGTCTGGCGAGGCCCAAAAAGCTCGG CTTAAGTTGGGCCGGCGCAGGCGGCTCGGCGGTCAGCCACGGCCCTTCGCAAGGCTCGGTGCAGCGGGGCCGCCATTTTCAGCACGCGCAGATGACCTCCGGCATCGGGAAGGCCGTCCATAG GGACGACTCCGGAGGCGGCGCGGGAGAGGCGGCCCGAGTGGACGACATTGTGCTCACCTGTCCCGACGTGCCAG GCGACGACCTCAAGCGCCTGGTCCAGCAGAAGAGGAAATCGTCGGAG ATGGCCGCCATCTCCGAGAAGCCTTGCACCAAGTGCAGAAAGGCGTGCCAGGCGTGTCCGTCGCCCCGCGCGCCCCTCCGAGCCGAGTCGGTCCAGGCCGGCCGGCCCTCCCCCCCGCCGGCCGGCGCGTCCTGCTGCCGAGGCGCCGCCCGCCAGCCGCCCGGGGGCCGGCGGAAGACGGCGTCCCGACTCGACCGCCCCA TCGTCTTGTCCAGCGACGACGAAGCCGACGACGGCGCCGGGAGACCCGACAGCGTCTCCCCTCGGCCCGCCGACTCGGCGCACTCGTCGCCGGCGCCCTGCGGCGGAGCGGAGGCTAAAAGCGGAGGCGACACGACCGCCGCCTACTTTGAGGACATGGACTTGCAGATGGTCATCCCGCGGCGGAACGTAGCGTGGGACCAG CCCGGCGGCGACCGTGAGGCGGCGTCTTTTTCCCCGTTGGAGGTGGCCACCCGGCCGGGTCCGCCCCAGAAGAGGCATTTTAAAGAGGACTCGGCCAAGTGCAGTAGCATCGTCCTGCGCTGCCGGAGCATCCGCGTGGGAACGTTGCGGCGGACGGTGACCGAGCCAGTGGTG TTTTCGGTGGAGCACATCCAGCTGGAAATGGAAG GGCCGGAGCCCAACACGTCGGAGAAG ACCACGCCGGGCGAGTGCGTCCGGCTCCGCACGCAGCTCaacatggcggcggcggcggacgccGGCGGCCACTGGTACGACTGTCAGGGCCAGC AGACGGACGAGAAGTACGTGGTGCTGATCTTCGCCGACGGCCTGGACATGAAGGAGCAGATGATCCTGGAGGACATCTTGTCCGACATCGGACACAACAACCACCTGGATCACTTTCCCTCCAAGTTGCCCTTCGATGAGGCCAACGTCCGGCTGGTCAACTTCAACAAAGCCGCCAAGCTCAAGCGGGACAAG CCAAAGGGTGTCGCCGCCCCGCGTCTGCCCGTCACCCGCAGCGTCAATGGCACCGCCGCCTTATTGGAGCAGGAGAACCCGGAAGTGGCCGACCTGCAGCCCACCTTCTCGGGCCCGGTGGTCAA GCTGATGGTGTACCCCCCTCCCCCGGCCAAGGGGGGCATCTCGGTCACCAACGAAGATCTCCACTGCCTTAACGAGGGAGAATTCCTCAACGACGTCATCATCGATTTCTATTTAAA ATATTTAGTTTTGGAGAAACTGAAGAAAGAAGATTCCCAAAGAATCCACGTCTTCAGCTCCTTTTTCTACCGGCGCCTCACCCAAAGAGAGAAGAGCGGCGGTGGCGCCACCCCCGACAGGAGCGGCAACATTCC GATCCCCAAACGCAAGCACAACAGGGTCAAGACGTGGACGCGGCACGTGGACCTCTTCGACAAGGACTTTGTCTTCGTTCCCATCAACGAGTC GGCGCACTGGTACCTGGCGGTCATCTGCTTCCCGGGCGCCGAGCTCCCTTCGGAAGAGCTCCCGGAGCGGCCGCCGTCCCCCGCCGAGCGGTCGGCGCGCCTCG GCGCTTTGCACAGAATCAGCCTGGCTTACTCGGACGAGGACGCCGCGGCTTCGGACGAGCGGGGCTCCAATCAG GACCGGTACAGCGACGACGGCGCCTTGCCGGCCGAGGACGCCCCCGACTCGGGCCGGCCCTCCGACGTCGACCCCGGCAAACG GTCGTGCATCCTCATCATGGACTCCCTGCGTGGTCCCACCAGGTCAACGGTGGTCAAGACCTTGAGAGA ATACCTGGAAGTGGAATGGGAAGTGCGCAAAGGCGGCGCGCGCAGCTTCGGCAAAAATGTCATGAAGGGCTCCAGTCCCCGCGTGCCGCAGCAGGACAACTTCAGCGACTGCGGCATTTACGTTTTGCAGTACGTGGAGAGTTTCTTTGAG AACCCCATCGGCAGCTTCCGGCCACCCCTCTACCTGTCCGAGTGGTTCCCCCAGCAGAGGGTGAAGAGCAAACGTCAGGAGATCGCCAGCCTGATCCTGCGCATCGGAGCGCAGCAGGAAGCCCGCCGGAAGCGGGAGGAGCCGGAGCGCCGCGAGACGGAGCGCCGGGAGACGGAGTGCCTGGAGACAttgtcgccgccgccgctcgccCCCTGA